The following coding sequences are from one Achromobacter sp. B7 window:
- a CDS encoding tripartite tricarboxylate transporter substrate binding protein — protein sequence MATSDSRRHFLITSAHLAVASALGLGTTAAFAQDKAWPTKAIKIIVPFPAGSITDTMARLLSDSLSKTLKQPVIVENKGGANGSIGAAEVARSAPDGYTLLATNSSSITVNPLIYKNSPYKTKDFAPIALVLDAPFILNVNPEWAKKHAIASVKDLVEYAKKNPGELTYGSGGQGNLAHLAFAQLSNDTQFKATHVPYKSASQASMAVMAGEVNTSFDTLASAPQVAAGKLKALAVTQKQRISQMPDIPTMAEAGYPNIDVTFWLGLFAPAGTPAQIVDTLYEQSKLAMEQPAAKTSLSAQGSVVMSNPKELSTRIGREVDQLSHVVKRENIVID from the coding sequence ATGGCTACATCCGATTCCCGCCGTCACTTCCTCATCACTTCCGCGCACCTTGCCGTGGCTTCGGCATTGGGCTTGGGGACTACCGCCGCGTTCGCGCAGGACAAGGCATGGCCCACCAAAGCCATCAAGATCATCGTGCCGTTTCCGGCCGGTTCAATCACGGACACGATGGCTCGCCTGCTGTCGGACTCTTTGTCCAAGACGCTCAAGCAGCCCGTCATCGTGGAAAACAAGGGCGGCGCCAATGGATCGATCGGGGCGGCCGAGGTGGCCCGTTCGGCGCCGGATGGCTACACGCTGCTGGCCACCAACAGCAGCAGCATCACCGTCAACCCCTTGATCTACAAGAACTCCCCGTACAAGACCAAGGATTTCGCGCCCATCGCCCTGGTACTGGACGCGCCGTTCATTCTGAACGTCAACCCCGAATGGGCCAAGAAGCACGCCATCGCGTCGGTCAAGGACCTGGTTGAGTACGCCAAAAAGAATCCGGGCGAGCTCACCTATGGGTCCGGAGGCCAAGGCAACCTGGCCCATCTGGCGTTTGCGCAACTGAGCAACGACACGCAGTTCAAGGCAACCCATGTCCCTTACAAGTCGGCCTCGCAAGCAAGCATGGCGGTCATGGCGGGCGAGGTGAACACGTCTTTCGATACGCTGGCCAGCGCACCGCAAGTGGCAGCCGGCAAGTTGAAAGCCCTGGCGGTCACGCAGAAGCAACGTATTTCCCAAATGCCGGATATCCCCACGATGGCCGAGGCAGGCTATCCAAACATCGACGTCACTTTCTGGCTGGGCCTGTTCGCCCCGGCAGGCACCCCAGCCCAGATCGTCGACACCTTGTACGAGCAGTCCAAGCTTGCGATGGAGCAGCCCGCTGCCAAGACTTCACTGAGTGCGCAGGGTAGCGTCGTCATGAGCAATCCAAAGGAATTGTCCACGCGCATCGGGCGTGAGGTCGATCAGCTGTCTCATGTCGTCAAGCGGGAGAATATTGTCATCGATTAA
- a CDS encoding CoA transferase yields MHTSESRLAFAGVRVLEIGCGAAVAYAGKLFADFGAEVIKLEDADGDMLRRLPPLLNEANDEPASALHAWLNTNKRSVARQGKTGADAAWLSRIARTCDVILDARALDEGLEVLTRPAYAGDGNDGQGNVPIEVCLTWFGESGPYRGFAGTEAVCRALAGAVYCSGAQQGPPHLPHDIQTAIAAGVAAFSSATAALLGRSDGSRRYLLSIHEIAFSLVEMEAGMVQDGRHPLARLGVNRFCTTHPAGIYETKKGWIGLFAHTGPQWAALCAAIGHPDRVADPRFASGPTRMVHADEIDAFLIPSLRARTAQEWFDVLRKEKFPAVIVPTMAELLEQSVHRERGAFVPVTVGAAKFEGPVVPLPMGDAGPLPGGKAARLDADGPRYRDVQSLTPAADLTPAAPGALPLRNIRVVDLTMGWAGPLAARTLADFGAEVIKVESTRYPDWWRGTHYTDEFYQEKLYEKNSNFALMNRNKLGITLDLTRAQGRAVLLDLVAKADIVIENYSTEVLPKLGLDYAVLSQVNPRLVMVSMPAFGSGNEWSTIRAYGGTLEQASGLPHHTGFAQDPPALTSYAYGDPVGGFNGGAAALLALFVQQRSGKGRHVNLSQVECMLPMTAPFVIEQSVHGTTTPRIGNAHPLHAPQGIYSCAGDDAWVVVSITSDAQWQALLAVMQATDLARDPALEKAAGRRTRHEEIDRRINAWTRARSAQSAMAELQQAGISAGEVKPVWTLLDDPHLKAREFFKATSRPYIGEFLATTPWFREPDATVAAVRPAPTLGQHNGDVFSRVLGMSVDQQQSLERDGIIGSTATRKAA; encoded by the coding sequence ATGCATACATCTGAAAGCCGGCTCGCCTTCGCCGGGGTGCGCGTGCTGGAAATCGGCTGCGGTGCGGCAGTGGCTTATGCCGGGAAGCTCTTTGCGGATTTTGGCGCCGAGGTCATCAAGCTGGAGGACGCCGACGGCGACATGCTGCGCCGCCTGCCGCCCCTGTTGAACGAGGCCAACGACGAGCCCGCAAGCGCCTTGCATGCCTGGCTCAATACCAACAAGCGCAGCGTGGCACGACAAGGAAAGACAGGCGCGGATGCCGCGTGGCTGTCACGGATCGCGCGGACATGCGATGTGATTCTTGACGCCCGCGCCCTGGACGAAGGCTTAGAGGTCCTGACGCGCCCCGCCTACGCCGGCGATGGGAATGACGGCCAGGGCAATGTGCCGATCGAAGTCTGTCTGACCTGGTTCGGCGAGTCCGGGCCGTACCGTGGCTTCGCGGGGACCGAGGCCGTGTGCCGCGCCCTGGCCGGCGCGGTGTATTGCAGTGGCGCACAGCAGGGGCCGCCCCATCTGCCGCACGACATTCAGACCGCCATTGCCGCCGGTGTCGCCGCATTCTCCAGCGCGACCGCCGCGCTGCTGGGACGATCCGACGGCAGCCGGCGTTATCTGCTGAGCATCCATGAGATTGCGTTTTCGCTGGTCGAGATGGAAGCCGGCATGGTGCAGGATGGTCGGCATCCCTTGGCCAGGCTGGGGGTCAACCGGTTCTGCACGACGCATCCGGCCGGCATCTACGAGACCAAGAAGGGCTGGATTGGGCTGTTCGCCCATACCGGCCCGCAGTGGGCTGCGCTGTGCGCGGCCATCGGCCACCCGGACCGGGTAGCGGATCCGCGGTTTGCAAGCGGGCCGACCCGTATGGTCCATGCCGACGAAATCGATGCGTTCCTGATTCCCAGTCTGCGCGCCAGGACAGCCCAGGAATGGTTCGATGTGCTGCGCAAGGAAAAATTTCCCGCTGTCATCGTGCCGACCATGGCAGAACTGCTTGAACAGAGCGTGCATCGCGAACGCGGCGCTTTTGTTCCCGTCACGGTCGGGGCGGCCAAATTCGAGGGGCCGGTCGTTCCGCTGCCCATGGGCGATGCGGGCCCCTTGCCGGGCGGTAAGGCAGCGCGTCTGGACGCTGACGGCCCCCGCTACCGCGACGTGCAGAGCCTGACGCCGGCCGCCGACTTGACCCCGGCTGCGCCGGGCGCGCTGCCCTTACGAAACATCCGCGTGGTCGATCTGACGATGGGGTGGGCCGGGCCATTGGCGGCAAGGACGCTGGCGGACTTTGGCGCGGAAGTCATCAAGGTTGAAAGCACGCGCTATCCGGACTGGTGGCGGGGCACGCATTACACCGATGAGTTCTATCAGGAAAAGCTGTACGAAAAGAACTCGAATTTTGCGCTGATGAACCGCAACAAGCTGGGCATCACGCTTGATCTGACCCGCGCGCAAGGGCGTGCGGTCCTGCTCGATCTGGTGGCCAAGGCCGATATCGTCATCGAGAACTACTCGACCGAGGTGTTGCCCAAACTTGGGCTGGACTACGCCGTGCTGTCCCAGGTCAACCCGCGCTTGGTCATGGTGTCCATGCCGGCATTCGGGTCGGGCAATGAATGGAGCACGATCAGGGCCTATGGCGGCACGCTGGAGCAGGCCAGCGGCCTGCCCCATCACACCGGTTTCGCGCAGGACCCTCCGGCGCTGACCTCCTACGCCTATGGTGATCCCGTGGGTGGCTTTAACGGGGGGGCGGCAGCGTTGTTGGCGCTGTTCGTGCAGCAGCGCTCGGGCAAGGGCCGCCACGTCAATCTGTCTCAGGTGGAATGCATGCTGCCCATGACAGCGCCGTTCGTCATTGAACAGTCGGTGCATGGCACTACCACGCCCCGCATCGGCAATGCACATCCTCTTCATGCCCCGCAGGGTATTTACTCGTGCGCGGGCGATGACGCCTGGGTGGTGGTGAGCATCACGAGCGATGCGCAATGGCAGGCATTGCTGGCGGTCATGCAGGCAACTGATCTTGCCCGGGACCCTGCTCTGGAGAAGGCGGCCGGCCGACGCACCCGACACGAAGAGATAGACCGCAGGATCAACGCATGGACCCGCGCGCGCTCCGCGCAAAGCGCAATGGCGGAACTGCAACAGGCGGGCATCAGCGCAGGAGAAGTCAAACCGGTCTGGACGCTGCTCGATGACCCGCATCTGAAGGCCCGTGAGTTTTTCAAGGCGACTTCCCGGCCTTATATCGGCGAGTTTCTGGCGACCACGCCCTGGTTCAGGGAGCCGGACGCTACGGTCGCGGCGGTGCGTCCGGCGCCTACGCTCGGGCAGCACAATGGCGATGTGTTTTCGCGCGTGCTGGGCATGAGCGTGGATCAGCAACAGTCGCTGGAGCGCGACGGAATCATCGGAAGCACCGCAACCAGAAAGGCGGCCTGA
- a CDS encoding carboxyl transferase domain-containing protein — MKRVLVANRGEIAVRVIRAVRDLGLESVAVYSQDDSNSRHRIVADTSVALTGSGPAAYIDIDAIIAVATAEHCDAIHPGYGFLSERADFALACDAAGITFIGPNADHLALFGDKGRALQLARECGVPVMPATPGGASLADVERFFDEQGGVGIVIKAVGGGGGRGMRVVKSKADIAERYARCRSEAMSAFGVDALYAERLVNRARHIEVQIAGDGASVVALGDRDCTLQRRFQKVVEIAPSPVLSAPLRAAILAAAKKMAAKVEYRSLGTFEFLVEENEHGVQTDFVFIEANPRLQVEHTITEQVTGVDLVALQIGVAQGKRLAELGVDPANPPGLNGYAIQVRINAESTDATGMARPAHGRLARFEPPAGPEVRVDTHAYSGYAPAPAFDTLLAKLIVFSSNDDFSGVVRRLRRCLAEFRIAGVATNIHLLQALVAREDFLSQRNHTRHIEAILGELLAAAEQYAKEQQAKDSLIGDSGGRSAAAANLPQAAQAALPEGLSASRAPLSGRLVEVSVSAGAVVLKGQPIAVIEAMKMEYTVVADFNGRVVQVPAASGGNVLEGQILVLLEQESSGDDTDVVTDAIDLDAVRPDLQAVLDRHASLYDDARPQAVAKRRSRGQRTARENVDDLCDEGSFVEFGALVIAAQATRRSKEDLIANTPADGIVTGIGNVNGDAFGYDGSLTGVMAYDATVLAGTQGKRNHIKTDRLVERARRDEMPMVLFAEGGGGRPGDVDFPFVSGLYQPSFAALAELSGEVPLLGIVSGRCFAGNAAFLGVCDVIIADKSANIGMAGPAMIEGGGLGIFRPEDVGPAPVQFANGVIDILVDNEAQAVAAAKHYLSMFQGRTKDWVAPDPRHLRHVVPENRLRVYDSRKAIEGIADVGSVLMLRSGFGLGMHTALARVEGQPVGIIANNPHHLGGAIDADAADKAARFMNLCDIHGLPIISLIDTPGFMVGPEQEAKAQVRHVSRMFVVAAKLRVAILAIALRKGYGLGAMAMAGGGFRSASCAVSWPTGEFGPMGLEGSIRLGFKKELENVPEGPQRQALYDELVARAYDRGHAINVASTTEIDAVIDPAQTRTWIRQGIASASLRAGRARRAFVDTW; from the coding sequence ATGAAAAGAGTGTTGGTTGCCAATCGTGGCGAAATCGCCGTGCGAGTCATTCGCGCGGTGCGCGACCTTGGGTTGGAAAGCGTCGCGGTGTATTCCCAGGACGATTCAAACTCCAGGCATCGAATTGTTGCGGATACTTCGGTTGCGCTGACCGGCTCCGGTCCGGCGGCTTATATCGATATCGACGCCATCATTGCCGTAGCCACGGCCGAACATTGCGATGCTATTCATCCGGGGTATGGCTTCTTGAGTGAAAGGGCGGATTTTGCCCTGGCTTGCGATGCGGCGGGAATCACGTTCATCGGCCCGAATGCCGATCACCTCGCCCTGTTCGGAGACAAAGGCCGCGCGTTGCAACTGGCCCGCGAGTGCGGCGTGCCCGTCATGCCCGCCACGCCGGGCGGTGCAAGCCTTGCGGACGTCGAACGGTTCTTCGACGAGCAGGGCGGGGTCGGGATCGTCATCAAGGCGGTCGGCGGAGGCGGCGGGCGCGGGATGCGCGTCGTCAAGTCCAAAGCCGATATCGCCGAACGCTATGCCCGCTGCCGGTCGGAAGCCATGTCGGCCTTTGGCGTGGACGCACTGTACGCGGAACGTCTGGTCAATCGCGCGCGTCATATCGAAGTGCAGATTGCCGGCGATGGGGCGTCGGTGGTCGCGCTTGGCGATCGGGATTGCACGCTACAGCGCCGCTTTCAGAAAGTGGTCGAGATCGCGCCCAGCCCGGTGCTAAGCGCCCCGCTGCGCGCCGCCATTCTTGCCGCGGCAAAGAAAATGGCGGCCAAGGTGGAGTACCGCAGCCTGGGTACCTTTGAATTCCTGGTCGAAGAGAACGAGCACGGGGTGCAGACGGACTTTGTGTTCATCGAAGCCAATCCCCGGTTGCAGGTCGAACATACGATCACCGAGCAGGTCACGGGGGTGGATCTGGTGGCCTTGCAGATCGGCGTCGCGCAGGGTAAGCGCTTGGCCGAACTGGGCGTGGACCCGGCCAACCCGCCGGGGCTGAACGGTTACGCCATCCAGGTGCGCATCAATGCAGAATCGACCGATGCCACGGGCATGGCACGCCCGGCACACGGCAGGCTGGCGCGTTTTGAGCCGCCCGCCGGCCCCGAAGTGCGCGTCGACACCCATGCCTATAGCGGCTACGCGCCGGCCCCGGCGTTCGACACGCTGCTGGCCAAGTTGATCGTGTTCAGCAGCAATGACGATTTCTCGGGCGTGGTGCGGCGCTTGCGCCGCTGCCTGGCCGAGTTCCGCATTGCCGGTGTCGCGACGAATATCCATCTTTTGCAGGCGCTTGTGGCCCGCGAGGACTTCCTGTCGCAGCGCAACCATACGCGCCACATCGAGGCCATCCTAGGGGAACTGCTTGCAGCGGCCGAGCAGTACGCAAAGGAGCAGCAGGCCAAGGACAGCCTGATCGGGGATTCGGGCGGGCGCAGCGCGGCGGCGGCCAACTTGCCGCAGGCAGCGCAGGCCGCGCTGCCCGAAGGGCTGTCGGCATCGCGCGCGCCGCTAAGCGGCCGCCTGGTCGAGGTGTCCGTGAGCGCTGGCGCGGTCGTGCTCAAGGGCCAACCCATCGCCGTGATCGAAGCGATGAAAATGGAATACACCGTCGTCGCCGACTTCAATGGCAGGGTCGTCCAGGTGCCGGCCGCCAGTGGCGGCAACGTGCTTGAAGGCCAGATCCTGGTCTTGCTGGAACAGGAATCGAGTGGTGACGACACCGATGTCGTGACAGACGCGATCGATCTGGACGCGGTGCGCCCTGACCTGCAAGCCGTGCTCGACCGCCATGCGTCGCTTTACGATGACGCGCGCCCGCAGGCCGTGGCCAAGCGCCGTTCGCGGGGGCAGCGCACCGCACGGGAGAACGTGGACGACCTGTGCGATGAAGGCTCGTTCGTGGAGTTTGGCGCGCTGGTCATTGCCGCGCAGGCCACCCGCCGCAGCAAGGAAGACCTGATCGCCAACACGCCCGCGGACGGCATTGTCACCGGCATTGGCAACGTCAACGGCGATGCATTCGGCTACGACGGGTCGCTGACCGGGGTGATGGCCTATGACGCGACGGTGCTGGCGGGCACGCAGGGCAAACGCAACCACATCAAGACCGACAGGCTGGTGGAACGGGCCCGCCGCGACGAAATGCCGATGGTGTTGTTTGCCGAAGGCGGAGGCGGGCGCCCGGGCGATGTGGATTTTCCGTTCGTGTCCGGGCTATATCAGCCGTCGTTCGCCGCGCTGGCCGAACTCAGTGGCGAAGTGCCTTTGCTAGGCATTGTTTCGGGACGCTGTTTCGCGGGCAACGCCGCCTTTCTAGGGGTCTGCGATGTCATCATCGCGGACAAGAGCGCCAACATCGGCATGGCCGGCCCGGCGATGATCGAAGGCGGAGGACTGGGCATCTTCCGGCCGGAGGACGTTGGCCCCGCGCCGGTGCAGTTCGCCAATGGCGTCATCGACATCCTGGTCGACAACGAGGCGCAGGCCGTCGCGGCGGCGAAGCACTATCTGTCTATGTTCCAGGGCCGCACCAAGGATTGGGTGGCGCCCGACCCGCGCCACCTTCGTCATGTGGTGCCCGAGAATCGCCTGCGCGTCTACGACAGCCGCAAGGCCATCGAAGGCATTGCCGACGTAGGCAGCGTATTGATGCTGCGCTCGGGGTTCGGCCTGGGAATGCACACCGCGCTGGCGCGTGTGGAAGGGCAGCCTGTCGGGATCATCGCCAACAATCCGCATCACCTGGGAGGCGCCATCGACGCCGATGCGGCCGACAAGGCGGCACGCTTCATGAACCTTTGCGATATCCACGGCCTGCCCATCATTTCCTTGATCGATACGCCGGGATTCATGGTCGGGCCAGAGCAAGAGGCCAAGGCACAAGTGCGGCATGTGTCGCGCATGTTCGTGGTCGCGGCCAAGCTGCGCGTCGCCATCCTGGCAATTGCCTTGCGCAAGGGCTACGGCCTGGGCGCCATGGCCATGGCCGGCGGGGGATTTCGCTCGGCCAGCTGCGCGGTGTCGTGGCCAACGGGCGAATTCGGCCCCATGGGCCTGGAAGGGTCCATCCGGCTGGGCTTCAAGAAAGAGCTTGAGAATGTCCCCGAGGGGCCACAGCGCCAGGCGCTTTACGACGAGTTGGTGGCTCGCGCCTACGATCGCGGGCACGCCATCAATGTCGCGTCCACGACGGAGATCGACGCAGTCATCGACCCCGCGCAGACTCGCACGTGGATACGCCAAGGCATCGCGTCGGCCTCTTTGCGCGCCGGCCGGGCCCGTCGCGCCTTTGTTGATACCTGGTGA
- a CDS encoding LysR family transcriptional regulator, with protein MAIAETGSLTKAAELLHVVQPALSRQLKQLEDELGTALFERNRLGMVLTVPGRRFVDQVRVSLKGLNEARADIGAAKSDLLGTVSIGMLPGLAAPLAGPLVIALQQQYPNLRVRIATGFSDFLQEGLEGGKLDICLMGDYLQSELLQTSPAYSEPIYVFGLPGSGLSEDTPMTLEAVSRMPMVVPEARSLRNVIDRACTILGVNLNLVAESDSTAVILDLVLRGVGYTILPVIPIMTMLAEKRIEGAPIISPTLQRTVIIGTAVLNRNPRIVNVLHAELIRLLEPYIKQFEYVGVRWLAD; from the coding sequence TTGGCGATCGCGGAAACCGGCAGCCTCACCAAGGCGGCGGAACTGCTGCACGTTGTGCAGCCCGCCCTGTCCCGGCAGCTCAAGCAACTGGAAGACGAACTGGGCACTGCGCTTTTCGAGCGCAACCGGCTTGGAATGGTGCTGACGGTGCCAGGCCGCCGGTTTGTCGATCAGGTGCGGGTTTCCCTTAAGGGGCTCAATGAAGCCCGGGCCGACATCGGCGCTGCAAAATCGGATTTGCTTGGCACGGTGTCCATCGGCATGCTGCCCGGCCTGGCGGCCCCGCTTGCCGGCCCGCTCGTCATCGCGTTGCAGCAGCAGTATCCCAATCTGCGCGTGCGCATCGCCACCGGCTTTTCGGATTTCCTGCAAGAGGGGCTGGAGGGCGGCAAGCTTGATATCTGCCTGATGGGCGACTATCTGCAATCCGAACTTCTGCAGACCTCGCCCGCTTATTCCGAGCCCATCTACGTCTTCGGCCTGCCGGGATCCGGATTATCCGAAGACACCCCGATGACGCTCGAGGCCGTCTCCAGAATGCCCATGGTGGTGCCGGAAGCGCGCAGCTTGCGCAACGTGATAGACCGCGCCTGCACCATCCTTGGCGTCAACCTGAATCTGGTTGCCGAGTCGGACAGCACCGCGGTCATTCTTGATCTGGTGTTACGCGGCGTCGGCTACACCATCCTGCCCGTCATCCCCATCATGACGATGCTGGCCGAAAAACGCATCGAAGGCGCGCCCATCATCAGCCCCACGCTGCAACGCACCGTGATCATCGGCACCGCCGTGCTGAACCGCAACCCCCGCATCGTCAATGTGCTGCACGCCGAGCTGATCCGCCTGCTCGAGCCCTACATCAAACAGTTCGAGTACGTCGGCGTACGCTGGCTGGCTGATTGA
- a CDS encoding Zn-ribbon domain-containing OB-fold protein, with protein sequence MQNSSNSTHTAGDEAVGPEQYFQRMLEQGQFMIQRCETTGRAVFYPRAISPYGGGRLRWEAASGGGTIYSTTVVRQRPERGGNYCVVLVDLEEGPRLMSTVVDIDPLAVTIGMRVRAEVRRQSSGVPRVVFVRAD encoded by the coding sequence GTGCAGAATTCCTCTAACAGCACACACACAGCGGGCGACGAGGCAGTCGGCCCGGAGCAGTACTTCCAGCGCATGCTCGAACAAGGGCAGTTCATGATTCAGCGCTGCGAAACCACCGGCCGCGCCGTTTTCTATCCTCGGGCCATCTCCCCTTATGGCGGCGGACGCCTGCGCTGGGAAGCGGCCAGTGGCGGCGGCACCATCTATTCGACCACCGTCGTGCGCCAACGCCCCGAACGGGGTGGAAATTACTGCGTCGTCCTGGTGGACCTTGAAGAAGGGCCGCGCCTGATGAGTACCGTTGTCGACATCGATCCCCTTGCGGTGACGATCGGCATGCGAGTCCGTGCAGAAGTGCGCCGCCAGTCCTCTGGCGTGCCGCGCGTGGTGTTCGTGCGCGCGGACTGA
- a CDS encoding acetyl-CoA acetyltransferase encodes MATSTRGASAIVGVGTTPGWNSPGFSALDQLGIAVQAAAADAGIGVDQIDGLFTSTLTHFMPALSVAEYLGIHPTYMDGTNIGGSSFLAHLLSATLALQAGLCKVACICYGSNQLSAGGKLTTLTEPAPWEAMYSPRNPISGYALATARHMHQYGTTREQLASVAVAARQWAQLNPAAHERGPLSIADVLDSRPISDPLTLRDCCLVTDGGGAMILVAAERVPEFANTPAYVLGVGAATTHRQISSMEDLTVTGAVQSGQRAFEMARVAPQDIDVLQLYDAFTINPILFLEDLGYCAKGEGGAFVASGVTAPGGALPVNTNGGGLSCNHPGMYGIFAAIEAVHQIRRSAGARQVDGANLALAHGNGGQLASQVTAILGSRATL; translated from the coding sequence ATGGCTACTAGTACAAGAGGGGCCTCGGCAATTGTCGGGGTCGGCACCACCCCTGGCTGGAACAGCCCCGGGTTCTCGGCGTTGGATCAACTTGGCATCGCCGTTCAGGCGGCGGCGGCCGATGCGGGCATCGGTGTGGACCAGATCGACGGCTTGTTCACGTCCACGCTGACGCATTTCATGCCCGCCCTGTCCGTGGCGGAGTATCTCGGCATCCATCCGACCTATATGGACGGCACCAACATCGGCGGCTCCTCATTTCTGGCCCACCTGTTGTCGGCCACGCTTGCCCTGCAAGCCGGGCTGTGCAAAGTGGCCTGCATTTGCTATGGGTCGAACCAACTGTCGGCGGGCGGCAAGCTGACCACCCTGACTGAACCCGCGCCCTGGGAGGCGATGTATTCGCCGCGCAACCCCATCAGTGGCTACGCCTTGGCGACCGCACGCCACATGCACCAGTACGGAACCACGCGCGAGCAGCTGGCCAGCGTCGCGGTCGCCGCGCGCCAATGGGCGCAGCTCAATCCTGCCGCGCACGAGCGCGGCCCCCTGAGCATCGCCGACGTTCTGGATTCCCGGCCTATATCCGACCCGCTCACGCTGCGGGACTGCTGCCTGGTGACGGACGGCGGCGGAGCGATGATTCTGGTCGCCGCTGAGCGCGTGCCGGAATTTGCCAACACGCCGGCCTATGTCCTGGGTGTCGGCGCGGCAACCACGCATCGCCAAATTTCAAGCATGGAAGACCTCACGGTCACCGGTGCCGTGCAATCCGGCCAACGCGCCTTCGAGATGGCGCGCGTCGCACCGCAAGACATCGACGTCTTGCAGCTCTATGACGCATTCACCATCAACCCGATTCTGTTTCTTGAGGACCTGGGCTACTGCGCCAAGGGCGAAGGCGGCGCGTTCGTGGCATCAGGCGTGACCGCGCCCGGTGGCGCACTGCCGGTCAACACCAACGGCGGCGGCCTGTCCTGCAATCACCCGGGTATGTATGGCATTTTTGCGGCCATCGAAGCGGTGCACCAGATCCGGCGCTCCGCAGGCGCCAGGCAGGTTGACGGCGCCAATCTGGCCCTGGCCCACGGCAATGGCGGCCAGTTGGCCAGCCAGGTCACGGCGATTCTCGGATCGCGCGCCACCCTGTAA
- a CDS encoding 3-hydroxyacyl-CoA dehydrogenase gives MSTTTSTPVVNHHPFVAERQLHKPPFAAKARSVNRAAVIGAGTMGGGIAMCFANAGIPVVLLEKDAERLSQGMARIKENYANSARRGRLSADDVAQRLACIQGSTRFEDLADVDLVIEAVFEEIGLKHEIFKTLDRVCKPGAILASNTSFLDIDAIASATQRPQDVVGMHFFSPANVMQLLENVRGSVTSDDVCATVMDVGRRLGKVAVLVRSCDGFVGNRMLAKRTRESYFLLQEGASFFQIDGVLRDFGLPMGPFAMADLAGLDVGWRNRQSRLQRLTPRERECDMLDRMVAAGRLGQKTQGGFYDYDSDRKATPSPAAEALVAAHRAASGRQARQISDEEILERCLYSMINEAAYILEENIVERASDIDVVWLKGYGFPAYRGGPLCYADQIGLPAILAGLRKYEAVHGTQYWKPANLIVKLAQEGRGFHDDPA, from the coding sequence ATGAGCACCACCACCAGCACGCCAGTCGTCAACCACCACCCCTTCGTGGCCGAACGTCAATTGCACAAGCCCCCGTTTGCGGCCAAGGCCAGGTCCGTCAACCGGGCGGCGGTGATAGGCGCCGGCACGATGGGCGGCGGCATTGCGATGTGCTTCGCCAACGCCGGCATACCCGTAGTGCTGCTGGAGAAAGACGCCGAGCGCCTCAGCCAGGGCATGGCGCGCATCAAAGAAAACTACGCCAACTCCGCGCGGCGCGGCAGGCTCAGCGCAGACGACGTCGCACAGCGTCTCGCCTGCATACAGGGCAGCACGCGCTTCGAGGATCTGGCCGACGTGGATCTGGTCATTGAAGCGGTGTTCGAGGAAATCGGGCTTAAACACGAGATATTCAAGACGCTTGATCGGGTCTGCAAACCCGGCGCCATCCTGGCCTCAAACACTTCTTTCCTGGACATCGACGCTATCGCGAGCGCCACTCAGCGGCCCCAGGACGTGGTAGGGATGCACTTTTTCAGCCCGGCCAACGTCATGCAGTTGCTGGAAAACGTGCGCGGCTCCGTCACCTCGGACGACGTGTGCGCCACTGTCATGGACGTGGGCCGCCGCCTGGGCAAGGTCGCGGTGCTGGTGCGGTCCTGCGACGGATTCGTCGGCAACCGCATGTTGGCCAAGCGTACGCGCGAAAGCTATTTCCTGCTCCAGGAAGGCGCCTCGTTCTTTCAGATCGACGGTGTGCTGCGCGACTTCGGCCTTCCGATGGGGCCGTTCGCCATGGCGGATCTGGCAGGGTTGGACGTGGGCTGGCGCAATCGCCAGAGCCGCCTGCAACGCCTGACGCCGCGCGAGCGCGAATGCGACATGCTGGACCGCATGGTCGCCGCCGGCCGGCTGGGCCAAAAGACCCAGGGCGGTTTCTACGACTATGACAGCGACCGCAAGGCCACCCCATCACCGGCTGCCGAAGCACTCGTTGCCGCACACCGCGCCGCCTCAGGCAGACAAGCGCGGCAGATCTCCGACGAGGAAATCCTGGAGCGCTGCCTGTACTCGATGATCAACGAAGCCGCCTATATCCTGGAAGAGAATATCGTCGAACGCGCCTCCGACATCGACGTCGTCTGGCTCAAAGGCTACGGCTTTCCCGCCTATCGGGGAGGCCCGCTGTGCTATGCGGACCAGATCGGCCTGCCCGCCATTCTGGCGGGCCTGCGCAAGTATGAAGCCGTGCACGGTACCCAATACTGGAAGCCGGCCAATCTCATCGTCAAGCTCGCCCAGGAGGGGCGAGGCTTTCACGATGACCCTGCCTGA